TCGGCACTGGTTTTCGCCAGATCAGTGGCCGAGCCCATGGCCACGCTGATGTCGGCGGCAGCCAGCACCGGCACGTCGTTGACCCCGTCGCCGAGCATCAACACCTTGCGGCCGTCCTTGTGCAGTTGTTGCAGCACTTGCAGCTTGTCGTCCGGGCGCAGACCGCCACGGGCCTCGTCGATGCCCAGTTCGGCAGCGACACTGGCGACCATCGGCGAACTGTCGCCCGACAGCAGCAGCGTACGCCAGCCGCGTGCCTTGCACGCCGCGAGCAGGGCAGGAGCGTCGTCGCGCAAACGGTCGTCGAGGGCGAACCAGGCCAGCGGCCCCTGACGGTCACCGAGCAGCAACCATTGCCCCGGTTCCTTCGGCATCGAGGGCACCGGAGCGCCGCTGAGGTCGCAGACAAACTCCGCCTGACCGATGCGCAAACGCTGTTCGCCAACCATCCCTTCAAGCCCCAGGCCCGGCGTGCTGTGGACATCTTCGGCGGCCAGCGGCGCGCGACCGAAGGCGCGGGCAATCGGGTGTTCCGAACGGTTTTCCAGCGCTGCGGCCAGACTCAGGCACTGATCGCTTTCGAGGGCGCCGAGGGGGCGGATCGAGCGCAGCACCAGTCGGCCTTCGGTGAGGGTGCCGGTCTTGTCGAAAATCACCGTGTCGATCTGGTTCAGGCCTTCCAGCACATGGCCGCGTGTCAGCAGCAGACCGAGTTTGTGCAGGGTGCCGGTGGCGGCGGTGAGGGCGGTTGGTGTCGCCAGCGACAGCGCGCACGGGCAGGTTGCAACCAGCATGGCGAGGACGATCCAGAACGCCCGCGACGAATCCAGTTCCCACCACAGCAGGCCGATGGCGGCTGCCGCGATCAATGACAACAACAGAAACCACTGCGCAGCGCGGTCGGCGATTTCCGCCAGCCGTGGTTTTTCCGCCTGGGCGCGATCCAGCAGGCGGACGATGGCCGACAGTCGCGTGTCTTGACCGAGCGCCTGCACCTCGACGGTCAGCGCGCCTTCCACGTTCAGCGTGCCGGCGGTGACCGCATCGCCTTTGGCGCGCGGTTGCGGCAGGTATTCGCCGGTCAGCACCGATTCGTCGATGCTCGACTGGCCATCGAGGATCCTGCCGTCCGCTGGCAGCACCGAGCCCGGTTGAACCAGCACCCGGTCACCGAGGCGCAGTTCGCTGAGCAGGATGCGTTCACTTTGGCCTGCATCGTCGAGACGCAGACAGGAGGCGGGCAGCAGATTGACCAATTGCGCGGTGGCAGCGGCGGTGCGCTCGCGGGCGCGGCGTTCGAGGTAGCGCCCGGCGAGCAGGAACAGCGCGAACATGCCCACCGCGTCGAAATACAGCTCGCCGACCCCGGTAATCGAGGTCCAGATCCCGGCGACATACGCCGCACCGATCGCCAGTGAAACCGAGACGTCCATGGTCAGGTGACGGGTACGCAAGTCGCGCATGGCGCCCTTGAAAAACGGCGCGCAGCTGTAGAACACAATCGGCGTGGTGAGGAACAGCGCGACCCAGCGCAGGATGGTGTGCAGCTCCGGGCTGAGGTCGATGTTGAATTCCGGCCAGGTCGCCATGGTCGCCATCATCGCCTGGAACCACAGCAGCCCGGCGACGCCGAGTTGGCGCAAGGCGAGGCGATTTTCGCTGGCCAGTTGTTCGCTGGCGCGGTCGGCATGATATGGGTGCGCGGCGTAACCGATGTGGCGCAGTTCGCCGAGGATCTGGCTCAGTGGCAACTGAGCGTCAGCCCAGCGCACATGCAGGCGATGATTGGACAGATTGAGCCGCGCCTCGGCCACGGCGGGCAGCGTGCGCAGGTGTTTCTCGATCAGCCAGCCGCAGGCGGCGCAACTGATGCCTTCCATCAGCAGCGTGGTTTCGGCCAGTTCGCCTTCGTGGCGCACGAAGGGTTGCTGGACGTCGGCGCGGTCGTACAGCTCGAGCTCATCGACCAGTTGCACCGGCAGCGCTTCGGGGTTGGCCGAGGCTTCGCTGCGATGCTGGTAATAGCTTTCCAGCCCACCGGCGACGATGGCTTCGGCCACCGCCTGGCAGCCGGGGCAGCAGAACTCGCGGGACTCCCCGAGCACGACGGCGGTGAAGCGGCTGCCGGACGGGACGGGCAGGGCGCAGTGGTAGCAGGGGAGTGGAGTGGTCATGGCATTGTCGAGGGGATAAACCCTTGGAATCGAGTGGTCCGCTTGCCCTCACCCCAGCCCTCTCCCGGAGGGAGAGGGAGCCGATCGGTGGTGGCCGGATTAATGGTTTCAGTCAGCGCTATCGTCACTGGCGTACATCGATTATGCAAACACCCGAGATCAGCCACCTCTTCACTGGGAGAGGGAGCCGATTGATGTGGGCCGGAAAAATGGGTTCAGTCACCGACATCGTCACTGGCATACATGGCGCGTGCAAGCGTCCGAGATCAGTCCCCTCTCCCTC
The window above is part of the Pseudomonas fluorescens genome. Proteins encoded here:
- a CDS encoding heavy metal translocating P-type ATPase, producing MTTPLPCYHCALPVPSGSRFTAVVLGESREFCCPGCQAVAEAIVAGGLESYYQHRSEASANPEALPVQLVDELELYDRADVQQPFVRHEGELAETTLLMEGISCAACGWLIEKHLRTLPAVAEARLNLSNHRLHVRWADAQLPLSQILGELRHIGYAAHPYHADRASEQLASENRLALRQLGVAGLLWFQAMMATMATWPEFNIDLSPELHTILRWVALFLTTPIVFYSCAPFFKGAMRDLRTRHLTMDVSVSLAIGAAYVAGIWTSITGVGELYFDAVGMFALFLLAGRYLERRARERTAAATAQLVNLLPASCLRLDDAGQSERILLSELRLGDRVLVQPGSVLPADGRILDGQSSIDESVLTGEYLPQPRAKGDAVTAGTLNVEGALTVEVQALGQDTRLSAIVRLLDRAQAEKPRLAEIADRAAQWFLLLSLIAAAAIGLLWWELDSSRAFWIVLAMLVATCPCALSLATPTALTAATGTLHKLGLLLTRGHVLEGLNQIDTVIFDKTGTLTEGRLVLRSIRPLGALESDQCLSLAAALENRSEHPIARAFGRAPLAAEDVHSTPGLGLEGMVGEQRLRIGQAEFVCDLSGAPVPSMPKEPGQWLLLGDRQGPLAWFALDDRLRDDAPALLAACKARGWRTLLLSGDSSPMVASVAAELGIDEARGGLRPDDKLQVLQQLHKDGRKVLMLGDGVNDVPVLAAADISVAMGSATDLAKTSADAVLLSNRLDALVQAFTLARRTRRVIIENLLWAALYNGLMLPFAALGWITPVWAAVGMSISSLTVVLNALRLTRLPSAPAVNASSETRPLPA